From a region of the Polynucleobacter corsicus genome:
- the truA gene encoding tRNA pseudouridine(38-40) synthase TruA gives MRIALGLQYDGSPYSGWQSQVNQNTIQDELEKAISAFVGNNAVKSNPIRAITAGRTDTGVHALGQVVHFDVEVVRENWSWVRGVNSFLPESIVVNWAQVVSEEFSARYSAHERTYIYALHGGPCRSPMAADRAGYVMLPADRWFDVDTMRYAAECLIGEHDFTSFRSSECQSKTPVKTMYSIEIFSNEPWLYFKIKGNAFLHHMVRNLVGSFIQIGVGKQGPEWMAEVLAAKDRSIAAPTFSPAGLYLAQIAYPDKFEIPKPWLANSWLPPFLTQNQG, from the coding sequence ATGCGTATCGCCCTAGGTCTTCAGTACGATGGTAGCCCCTACTCTGGGTGGCAGTCCCAGGTTAACCAGAACACGATTCAAGATGAATTAGAAAAAGCAATTTCTGCATTTGTTGGTAATAATGCGGTGAAATCTAATCCTATTCGCGCAATTACAGCGGGCAGGACAGATACTGGCGTTCATGCCTTAGGCCAGGTCGTTCACTTTGATGTTGAAGTTGTACGAGAAAACTGGTCTTGGGTTAGGGGGGTTAACTCCTTCTTGCCTGAATCAATCGTAGTCAACTGGGCTCAAGTTGTTTCTGAAGAATTTAGTGCTCGATATTCAGCACATGAGCGTACCTATATTTATGCTTTACATGGTGGGCCATGTCGCTCTCCTATGGCTGCAGATCGTGCCGGCTATGTGATGCTTCCAGCAGATCGCTGGTTTGATGTTGATACTATGAGATACGCTGCCGAATGTCTCATTGGTGAGCATGATTTCACCTCATTCCGGTCTTCAGAGTGTCAGAGTAAGACCCCTGTGAAGACCATGTATTCCATTGAGATTTTCTCAAATGAACCCTGGCTGTATTTCAAGATCAAAGGCAATGCTTTCTTGCATCACATGGTGCGTAATTTAGTTGGTAGCTTTATTCAGATTGGCGTTGGGAAGCAAGGGCCTGAATGGATGGCGGAAGTTCTGGCCGCAAAGGATCGCAGTATTGCAGCTCCCACCTTTTCTCCGGCAGGCCTCTACTTAGCCCAAATTGCCTATCCAGATAAGTTTGAGATCCCAAAACCTTGGCTCGCTAACTCATGGTTGCCCCCTTTTTTAACTCAGAATCAGGGTTAG